gtatttgggggaGAATAAagtctggagatgctcagggcttactcccagctctgtgctcaggcttactcccagctctgtgctcaggaactactccaggtggtgctcagggaaccctaagggtagttggggggtgggtgggatcgaacccgggtcagccacatgcaagggtgcaaggccaacgccctcaccactgtgctatgtatGCTCCGGCCTCTGATGGACTGACTTGAGCAGTGCAGAGCCTGGACAGCCGTACTACCCGGCCCTGCTGGGCAGAAAGTGGGGTGTGCTTGGGTGGAGGGCGAGCCTTGGCGACCTCTGCCCCGGTGACCCCCACCTCCCCGACTGTCCCCCCCAGGCTATGACTTCCCGGCCGTCCTGCGCTGGTTCGCCGAGCGGGTGGACCTCATCATCCTCCTGTTCGACGCGCACAAGCTGGAGATCTCCGACGAGTTCTCGGAGGCCATCGGCGCCCTGCGGGGCCACGAGGACAAGATCCGGGTGGTGCTGAACAAGGCGGACATGGTGGAGACGCAGCAGCTGATGCGCGTGTACGGGGCGCTCATGTGGGCGCTGGGCAAGGTGGTGGGCACCCCCGAGGTGCTGCGGGTCTACATCGGCTCCTTCTGGTCGCAGCCGCTGCTCGTGCCCGACAACCGGGCCCTCTTCGAGCTGGAGGAGCAGGACCTGTTCCGGGATATCCAGGGGCTGCCCCGCCACGCGGCCCTCCGCAAGCTCAACGACCTGGTCAAGCGTGCCCGGCTGGTGCGGGTGAGTAGTGCGGGACGGACTGGAGGGCGGCCGGGAGGAAGGGGCCTCCAGAGTCCTTCCTGCCCCTGGAGCCATCTGCCCTTCTGATCCGGGATTCAGGGATTGAAGCAGGGTGGCTGATCctttctgggggtggtggtggtggtagaatTCCACAGAGagtggaatgagccctgagcactgtctggaagtgaaggaagagagagagagagagagagagagagagagagagagagagagagagagagagagagagagagagagagagagagagagagagagagagagagagagagagagagagagagagagagagagagagagagagagagagagagagagagagagagagagagagagagagagagagagacgcagagacagagagagagagagacgcagagacagagagagagagagacgcagagacagagagagagagacgcagagacagagaagagaggaggaaagaagaaaggaaggaaggaaaaggaaggaaggaaggaaaaggaagaaaggaaggaaaggaaggatggaagaaaggaagatggggctggagagataccatggaggtagggcgtttgccttgcttgcagaaggacggtggttcgaatcctggcattccatatggttccccgagcctgacaggagcgatttctgagcatagagccaggagatagagccaggagtaacccttgagtgctgccaggtgtgacccaaaaaccaaaaggaaggaaggaagggagcgaGGGCGGGCCAGTGAAAAAACAGtgccaggagtcaatcctgagcactgtcgagtatggcccccaaaccaaaccaaacccagaAATAATCAAAGGGAATCTGTGGTTtatttgaggctggagcaatagcccagccagtgggttgggcgtttgccttgcaggcggctgacacaggttttgatccccagcaccccatctgattCCCACACCcctccaggaggaatccctgagtgcagagccgggaggcagccctgaacaccaccggtgCTACCCAAACACTGAAACCAAAACCTGTGGTCCTGCCTTTTTCTCTGCCTTCACCTCCTCCTGCCCACACTCAGACCCCTGCCATGCACCCAGattcccctggactccagcccCAACCAGAAAAAAGGGGGTCGGAGCCTGCACTGGCTGATCTGGGTTGGGTCCCCAGCACTCCACAGGGTCcctcgagcaccaccagggattTCTTCAGAACATGAGCCCCTAGCATAGGCACTTTGGTTCGATGGCAAAAGGAGGTGTTAGCTCACGCCCAAGGACCCCACAATTTAGCTTTGCTCCTGTTTTAGGGGAAAAAGTCATCTAGAGATCCCAgaaatttacttctttttaaaaaagagaattgccaggagccagagagatagcacagcggtagggcaataaccttgcacgctgctaacctgggaaggacccaggttcaatcccaggcatcccatatggttctcagagcctgacaggagcgatttctgagagcagagtcaggaggaaccccggagtgccgccaggtgtggcccaaaaaccagaaataaaaagaaaagtcaaaaagaaTGCCCTTTCACCCCAAATTTCTACTGTACCCTTAGATTCTTGTGGTGCCCCCAAGGGAACTGTTGCCTTCTTTGgtttgtgtttattattattattattatttattattattattagcattaTTAGCATTACTATTGTTACTGTGTCTTGGGAGTCACACCAGggatattcagaggttactcccagctctgtgctcaggaatcactcctggtggggctgaagGGATcccatggggtgccaggaatccaaccaaagcaagcaccttccctgttgtcccatctctcaggcccccccaGTAATGCCCGTTTTGGGAGACACGGTGTAGGGGCCATGCAGGTGACAGAAGTAGAGGCTGGAAGTGGATGGGAGTCAGGAGTCCCTGAGGCCTCAGGCCTGTTGGTCAGGAACCATCTAGAAGCTATAGGAGGCAGGGGGATTCACGCTCGTGGGGGGCAGATGCAAGGACTTGAtttgggtgtttgggccacagcaaGCAGTGCtaaggctgactcctggttctgtgctcagagctgggAGAATCTTGGGTGGAATtggggtgggctgtgtgcaaggccagaatTTCCCTGTCTCTCAGGGCCCCTATTCAGGGTGGGGTGAGGCCGAAGCGTGGGCGGGTGCGGCCGGTCAGGAAGCGGCCCTGGAGAGAGGGTGGGGAGCACTGGTTGAAGAGGACTCCAGAGGCCCAGTGGAACATTGGTGGGCAGGCTGCCAAGCTGGGGCCAGGGCAGGAAGCGGGCCCAGCCAGGAGGCACTGAGGTGCTGGTTAAGGAGCAGGCGGAGGGGGTGAGTCAGCGCCCCCCACCCCAGGAATCCTCCCTGGGAGGGAGGGGCCCCCATTCGGGCCTGGGAACAAACCAACCTCTCCTCCAggcctgttctctctctctctctctctctctctctctctctctctctctctctctctctctctctctctctctctctctctctgtctctctctctctctcctctctcctctctccctctcctctctccccttctcttcttcttccccctttcttttccctccctgtcTTCACTTTTCCTGTATCTccctctctctaactctctctaCTCGCTACCTCTCGCTCTCTCCTGCTTATtctgttcctttctctctctgtctccctttctctttccctccgtCTCTCTACCCCTCTCCCTTGTCCTCCctctttatatttcttaattctttatttctctccaaatatctcttcctctttcctttcctctctcccatcttttcctccttctttctctccctctctctctccagtctttttccctctttatctctttcctatctctgtctgtctccctctctgtctctttttatctccctgtctgtgtctctgtgcctctctctgtctcgctCTGTcctcctctctgtttctttgtctcCCTTTCTGCCTGTCTCCCTCTTCATCTCTGTTTTTGTCTCCATGTCTGTGTTTTTGTctacctctctgtctctctttgtctctgtgccTTTTTCtgtctccttgtctctctctttgtctctgtctctgtgtctccatGTCTCTGTGCTTctatctctttttgtctctgctcTCTacttccttctctgtctctctatctctctccctttctgcctgtctcctctgtctctttgtctcagtctctctgtctccatGTCTCTGTGCTTCTCTCTGTCTCCATGtctctgtgcttctctgtctgtttctgcctctttgtctccctttctctctctctctctgtctccctgtctgaAGCGGTGCCCTGACTGGGTCTGGCAGGGGTGCGCAGACACCTGGGCCCCACAGGCAGGAGGTGGCTCCGGAAGGGCCGACAGACCCGGACAGACCCCGCCAGGCCCCGGGGTCCGGGCACCGCGCCCCGTTATCTCTTCCTGCCCAGTGCAGGCTTCCTCTCTGAAAAAGCCATTAGGCCCAGGACCTCAGTCCTGGCAGAGCCGCTGGCCCTGCCCCTTGCACCCCATTGGCCCGTTCTTTGGGACCCTCCCACGCGAGGCCACATCCCACTATCTGATTGGGCTCTGGGCAGCAGGCCACGCCTCCGCCTCCTGCTGGTGCCTCAAAAACTAGGCCAGAACTAGGCAGTAgggagggtttttgccttgcaccaggcgacgcgggttcgatccctggcagcccaCCGTATCACCAGATTCTCAGCATCATCTCAGCTTCTTGGTGCTGGAGTCACCTCAGGGGTGTTCACCCAACTATTTGGGGTGACCCACGTGGTGCTGAAATTGaactgggggaaaaaagagaaattgaacttgggttggcctttGTTTAACCCCTCCGAggagtttgtttttgtggggacactcctggctctgtgatgcGGTCGCTTCCGAGGGTGCTCAGGGATGAAAGTGGGGTCACCTGCACGCAAGACAAGTGATTTAACCCCTCTACTATCTAGGGCCCCAGAAtcacatttttccttctttttaattgaatcactgtaagataTGTGGTAGCCAACGTgtgcatgattgagtttcagtcctacagtgcaaaaatcacttatttttatttttaattaatttgggggggttgggccacattcagctgcaCGCAGAGATTACTCTTCGCTAATAGCTcctgccggggatcgaacctggattcgacccgggttagcagtgtgcaaggccaatgccctaccactgtgcaccactccagccccaagtcaaaAGACATTTGTAATGTGCTCTTGGGAACATCAGGGAGGGCTTTCAAGAGGAGGCAACCTCTAAGGGGAGACCTGGCTGTGGGGAATGGGTGACCAGTGCAAAAGCCTGAAGCTGGACCAGGCTGAAGCCAGAGtgtgagggaggaaaggaggggaagatTCAGAACCTGCAGaggtcaccccccaaaaaaaaaaaaaaaaaaaagcagcattcCGATCTCCTGATTCCCTCAAAAAgctttttagagattttttttagtgCAACCCGTTTTAGCCTATTTTGAGCTAAATAATCAGACTTGCTCCCTCCCTGCGCTGACCCTGACAGTCAACTTCACATTCTTTCTCTAGAGGCAGCACCTTCGAAGACTTTCTGCAGTTTTTTTCCCACAGAtgctttcattttgggggggtgggaggaggcatacccagtggtgctcagggctgactcctggctctgcccttaggaatcacttctggcagtgtttcggggggccctatgggatgccaggatccaatcCGGGTctgtcagctgtttgcaagacaagcacaatCCTCATGGTCCAAGGTATCCTCAGGGGTCTGAGcgatagtatttgccttgcaagtggctgacctgggtttgacccagcatctcatattgtcctctgagcagaGCCCGGAATgagttctgagcactgagtcaggagtaagccccagcaCTGCCCAGATGTGgccagaagcaaaaataaaataaaataaaataaaatagttcccAAACCACCCcattcacccaaaacaaaacaaaaactaggagGACAGGCAAGAATTATCcattcttgggggccagagagagcagtggctcaagcggtagggcgtctgccttgcacgcgctaacctagaccgtattgcagttcgatcccccggtgttccatatggttcctcaagccaggagcgatttctgagcacatagccaggagtaacccctgagtgtcactggatgtggcccaaaaagcaaaaagaggaaaaaaaaaaaaaaagaaattatccattcttggggccagagtgatatagcacagctaTTGGGCTTGTACAAgactgacctgggaaggacctgggttcaatccctggcatcccatctagtcccccaagcctgccaggagcgatttctgagcacagagccaggagtaacccctgagcgccgctgggtttggcccaagaaaacaaaaagcaaaaaagaactaTCCATTCTTGCTCCTTTCTTTAATGCCTGTGACCCCTGGGTCCTCACACCTGCTCGGGCGGGCAGATGTGACAGTCTGCGTCCCACGTCCTGTTGCCTTTCCTGGTCTCCACCAGTGTGTGGGTGGGAAGTGAgtcagacaaacaaacaaacagcgcCTGGGCACAATCTCTGTGAACCCACAATCTCTGTGAACCAGCTTTGACTGTGTGAACCTGGGAGAGGGCCCAGAGTTCCCGGGGTCACAGTCCCAGAAAGGAGCTGGGTGGAAATGTGGAACTTGGATAAAAAGCAAATCGGGGTGGGTGGGGTAGTGGAGCAATAGCGTTTGCCTTGGCATGTAGccatcccagcatttcatagggtcccccgagcactgccaggagagattcctgagtgcagagccaggaggattcCCTGAgtatctccgggtgtggcccaaaaagcaaaaaaaaaaaaaaaaaaggcaaattgagATTATGACCTGGTATTTGGTCCTAAACTGCACTCCTGACCTCTCCTGATGCCAATAATTTCAGCTGTGGGGTGTGGAGTTGGACAGGAGGCCAGGAGGGGAGCCAGGAGACCTTGGggtgaagagagacagagacagagagagacagagagacagagaaagagtagGAAAGAGAAAGTATCCAGAAAACTGAGATCAAAGCTGGGTCCACGTTTCTGGCTTTGGCTGGGCAATGGGTGCTACTTCCTGAGTTGGGTGCGGTGGGGGCTGATCCCAGATTCCAGTCAGGGCGTCACCCCAGCACGCTCTCTAGGAATGTCCACAGGGCTCCCAGAGGCCTGAATGCCAGGGAGAGGCCGTACTGGTATGTGGCCCTGTTGTGTGGACTGGAAGCATTTAGATTGGGGGGCTCCGGAGTCTTAATGCCACGGCGCTCACGAGGCTTCCTGCAGCTCTTAGGGAGAGAGTTCCGAGGGCTGAAGTGCAGGCTGCCATGTTGGGCTCTGTGTGAGCTCCAGTACGATATGGTTCCTGGAACACTGCTTGAAACAGCCTCTAAGTTACAGTGGGTGTGGGACAAAagcagagagggaaggaggaagggagggagggagggagggagggaagaaggaaggaaggaggaagggagggagggagggagggaagaaggaaggaaggaaggaaggaaggaaggaaggaaggaaggaaggaaggaaggaaggaaggaaggaaggaaggaaggaaggaaaggaaaggagggaggaagggagggaggaaaacagaCCAAGTGGGCCCAGAGATAATTTGAGGACTACATTCTTGCCTTGGAtgtatccaacccaggttcaattctcatcactttatatggtgctctgagcctggccaggagcgatccctgagctgggagtcaaccctgagcactgccagctgtggtccaaaCTTGGATGTCCAAAGACATCCAAGAAAAGAAAGTCCACAAATGGGCCCAGAATGGTCCCATGGTCCAGTGCTTGTTCTGGGTGTCTGaggccctgggttggatcccaaATCTTTCCCACCCCCGGATAAAAGATAAGAAACCCCAAGTCTTGGGGTCTACCCGGCCCAGCGCATCAGCTGCTGTGGGCGTGGGACGAGTGGATGGTGATTTGGGGTGCTTGCCCGCAGGTGCATGCCTACATCATCAGCTACCTGAAGAAGGAGATGCCGTCCGTGTTTGGGAAGGAGAACAAGAAGAAGCAGCTGATCCTCAAGTTGCCTGTCATCTTCGCCAAGATCCAGCTGGAGCACCACATCTCCCCCGGGGACTTCCCCGACTGCCAGAAGATGCAGGTGGGGGACTGTTGGGGACCCAAGGGGGCCTATGGGACAGGCTGGTGCTCGGACGAGCTCTGAGAGCCATAGAGAAGTAGAGGTTCCCGCTGGGGTGTTGTTTGGTGGATCCCAATAGGGGAGGTCAGGGAAAACCCCTATTACAGTGGCTTGATTCTTTCTCCCTCATCAGGAAAATCCTAGAAAATTATCCAGGACTAAGTTTAGGTCCCTTCTGTCTTATTCCCCCTCTATGCCTGATTGTCAAGTCCAAGAACCCCTCTTGGCACTTAATAGCTGTGGAAGCTCCAACCATTGCACCTAGCAAGAAGGGTGCAGGGTAAGGGAGAGGGAAAGTTAATGATGTAGCTGCAGCATTTCTCTTTAATGGCACGTTCTAGAGCCATTTGATTCAatagctccttccttccttccttccttccttccttccttccttccttccttccttccttccttccttccttccttccttccttcctccctccctccctcccttccttcctccctcccttccttccttccttcctccttccttccttccttccttcttccctccctccctcctccctccctccctccctccatccctccctccctccctccttccctccctccctccctccctccctccctccctccttccttccttccttccttccttccttccttccttccttccttccttccttccttccttccttccttccttccttccttccttccttccttcctctcattctctcctttctttctttggtacATGCAGGGCACATGCTCTGTTGCTGAGTTCCATCCTCCCACCCATATTTCACtttctgtgataaaaaaaaaaagtgtcctgcAGTACATGAGCCACCCAGGAACCAAGTTCTATGTTCTGTGAAATCTGacctaacatttttttcttgtttgtttttggaccacacctagcgatgctcagagcttcttcctggctctgcactcaggaatctctgctGGTGCTGCTTGGGGGAACCGTACAAggcgctggagattgaacccaggacattcttgtgcaaaacaagtgtcctcccactgcactatctttctggttccagATCTCAGTCTCTTAATACAGTGGGGCCAGGTCATTCCAGCTGTCTGGGGCCTCGGGGTGAGGGTGGGAGATCCCCCCTGTCTGAGAGCAGCTGCTCACACCACACAGGCACTCCCTTTTCCCTCATGAGGGGCTGTGATGTCTTGTTAGCTCCTCTTAGAAGGACAaagacaggggccgggtaggtggcgctggaggtaaggtgtctgccttgcaagcgctagccaaggaaggaccgcggttcgatcccccggcgtcccatatggtccccccaagccaggggcgatttctgagcacatagccaagagtaacccctgagcgtcaaatgggtgtggcccaaaaaccaaaaaaaaaaaaaaaaaaaaaagaaggacaaaGACAGAGGCCCAGAGACGGGTGGACAGTGGCCCAAGGACACACAGCTCTGAGGTGTGTGTGGGAACAATAGTTCCAACCCACctgccctttttcttttttggcttttgttttgggcccacactggttctgtgctcagtacaCTGGTGATGCTTGGCGGACTgtgtgggctgctggggatcgaagTGGGGCCTAGAAAAAGCCAGTCCCCTTTCACCTCtgttctccccttctctccccctccctttctcctgcCACACCTCATTCTCTTCAAGTTCGAGGTGTCCCTCTGCATTTGTGGAAAAAACTTTACACACCCAGGCGCTCCCCACACAAAGGCTTGCCCTACAGCTGCTACCCtgaacagcccccccccccaaattatggaAGTTCGTGGAAGGGCTTGGTCATACAATATACCAGTACCTCTCAGGATAGAAGGCGCTCCTGCCCAGCATCCTGGGCAAGGGCAGCAGTCATCCTGGACTCCCGGTCTCAGGCCCACCTTGTCCTGTTACCCCTTTCCCGGTTCCCCCCAGGAGCTGCTGATGGTCCATGATTTTACCAAGTTCCACTCCCTGAAGCCAAAGCTCCTGGAGGCCCTGGACGAGATGTTGACCCGCGACATCGCCAAGCTGATGCCCCTTTTGCGCCAGGAGGAGCTGGAGAGCCCGGAGGCCGGGGTACAAGGGGGCGCCTTCGAGGGCACCCACATGGGCCCCTTCGTGGAACGCGGGCCCGACGAGGCGCTGGAGGACGGCCCTGAGGGCTCGGATGAGGAAGCTGAGTGGGTAGTGACCAAGGACAAGTCGAAGTACGACGAGATTTTCTACAACCTGGCACCCGCCGACGGCAAGCTCAGTGGCACCAAGGCCAAGACCTGGATGGTGGGCACCAAGCTGCCCAACTCCGTGCTGGGCAGGATCTGGAAGCTGAGCGACGTGGACCGCGATGGCATGCTGGACGACGAGGAGTTCGCCCTGGCCAGCCACCTCATCGAAGCCAAGCTTGAGGGTCACGGGCTACCAGCCCACCTGCCCCGCCGCCTGGTGCCCCCATCCAAGAGACGGCAGAAGGGCTCGGCTGAGTGAGCCCGTGGGGTCCCCCCTCTGCTGCCGCCACAGCTGCTGTCTGGGTGCCTTCCACCCCATCCCTGGCTGCACGCCTCGCACCCACCCTGGCAGGGCTGTGTATGGGGGAGAGGGTCTTCCCTCTCTGCCTTGCCCAAGGGGTTCAGCTTCTGTTTCCCCCCTCCACACAGGCGCATTACCATCACCACCCCAGCCCCTCATCACATCACCCTGCCCGGCACAGCTCTTGCTTTAGTATTTATTAGGCGCCTACTGTATACACCCCTTCTGTATCCACCCAGGAGAACGCGTGGGGCCCATGCTGTCCCATGCAGGCGT
This window of the Suncus etruscus isolate mSunEtr1 chromosome 14, mSunEtr1.pri.cur, whole genome shotgun sequence genome carries:
- the EHD2 gene encoding EH domain-containing protein 2, with amino-acid sequence MFSWMKRAGGRGQQPEAIRTVTSALKELYRAKLLPLEEHYRFGAFHSPALEDADFDGKPMVLVAGQYSTGKTSFIQYLLEQEVPGSRVGPEPTTDCFVAVMHGEAEGIVPGNALVVDPDKPFRKLNPFGNTFLNRFMCAQLPNQVLESISIIDTPGILSGAKQRVSRGYDFPAVLRWFAERVDLIILLFDAHKLEISDEFSEAIGALRGHEDKIRVVLNKADMVETQQLMRVYGALMWALGKVVGTPEVLRVYIGSFWSQPLLVPDNRALFELEEQDLFRDIQGLPRHAALRKLNDLVKRARLVRVHAYIISYLKKEMPSVFGKENKKKQLILKLPVIFAKIQLEHHISPGDFPDCQKMQELLMVHDFTKFHSLKPKLLEALDEMLTRDIAKLMPLLRQEELESPEAGVQGGAFEGTHMGPFVERGPDEALEDGPEGSDEEAEWVVTKDKSKYDEIFYNLAPADGKLSGTKAKTWMVGTKLPNSVLGRIWKLSDVDRDGMLDDEEFALASHLIEAKLEGHGLPAHLPRRLVPPSKRRQKGSAE